Proteins from a single region of Candidatus Puniceispirillum marinum IMCC1322:
- a CDS encoding FAD-dependent oxidoreductase: MKKDIHSAVSEPVDAEVENRTFTRREFLEGSSVALSAVILSQAGWLGQATDAKALENILYETEASLYFRDRLPDYQTPFTNSSASLSSLFDWNFPALIKSATGDGFFGTEGMPSNFSSHTTVPEKYNNLPVAIIGAGASGLVVGYELMKLGLEPHFYEMQTQTSATGQMYSRPNGRAYSWDFGGNGVKAGAAAGWYTNDTLTPNSVKPSYNRNVHSYGRRIAELGAMRFPATHLTLRTYTDTIFASDYYYGDSGISGSWVPFRDPGLYHGTNPPMTDRGGVTRPGGNDTIIFDTAYYTKGIFKNRKSANPPHPGGYSEFDRVRSGTTLANSNAAVLNLSQKYFDLLFGDLDPSKPYQGVLTTILQLYSEYTKDQSPANAKAIADEWTRLIDTYDSKSLGEVLQEAGWDSLPAYEDEWGDLNLSLAEMFGEIGTGTGPFAMFYYSSFMELLRIALQAADSNQDYFRGGVAYMLQPFLTNFTKTKLSGGALTCLWNETKGSVVVDKVVSVKKQATGGVLITTQDSSGVTTDRSYAAAVVTASPAAIRAMDMFPEPDQFLPSRTVSYFKRIRINNNSKIAINFPNIKGESSSAAFWMRRIDDNDTNPNNDLIVTTLTDKTIRQIYTFDNYHWATSYNDTTIGDLSKSGTLMLNYGWDYNAQSWTASDTDTAVRKAWNQMKSIYGFGTQYDNYLNWAIENEQTAFVVWEKIDGFNAAWRMAQPGRGTAYGDLKGKTYARLSELQTAQIFGMTSYNPETSQYTGLFIAGEATASPGLSGWIEGSLQTGLQAVAGIVKYLNEANPSVLAPKKPVTGKNFALQAHPGITPVSRENA, encoded by the coding sequence ATGAAAAAGGATATTCATTCTGCAGTATCGGAACCGGTGGACGCTGAAGTTGAAAACCGAACATTTACGAGAAGGGAGTTTTTGGAAGGTTCTTCCGTCGCATTATCAGCAGTGATTCTTTCACAGGCGGGTTGGCTTGGTCAGGCCACAGACGCAAAAGCTCTTGAAAACATACTTTATGAAACGGAAGCCAGTCTGTATTTTAGGGATCGATTGCCAGACTATCAGACCCCTTTTACCAACAGTTCAGCATCACTGAGTTCATTATTTGACTGGAATTTCCCCGCTTTAATTAAGAGTGCGACCGGTGATGGTTTTTTTGGCACCGAAGGCATGCCAAGTAACTTTAGTAGCCATACCACGGTGCCAGAAAAGTATAATAATTTGCCGGTGGCAATTATTGGAGCTGGAGCTTCTGGATTGGTGGTGGGATATGAGCTAATGAAGCTTGGGTTAGAGCCACATTTTTATGAGATGCAAACGCAAACCAGTGCTACTGGGCAGATGTATTCGCGCCCAAATGGTCGTGCATATAGTTGGGATTTTGGTGGCAACGGTGTAAAGGCTGGCGCGGCAGCGGGCTGGTATACAAATGACACATTGACACCAAATTCTGTAAAACCCAGCTATAATAGAAACGTACATTCATACGGACGTCGCATAGCGGAATTGGGAGCAATGCGTTTTCCTGCAACGCACCTTACGCTTAGAACATATACCGACACTATTTTTGCCAGTGATTATTATTATGGGGACTCTGGTATCAGTGGTTCATGGGTGCCATTTAGAGATCCCGGTCTTTATCACGGCACAAACCCACCCATGACAGATCGAGGCGGTGTTACAAGACCAGGAGGAAACGATACAATTATATTCGACACCGCGTATTACACGAAGGGTATATTTAAAAATAGAAAGAGTGCAAATCCACCCCATCCAGGAGGGTATTCAGAATTTGATCGAGTTAGAAGCGGTACGACCTTGGCAAATTCAAATGCTGCGGTCTTGAATCTTTCTCAAAAATATTTTGATTTACTTTTTGGAGACCTAGATCCGTCTAAACCTTATCAGGGTGTGCTGACTACAATCTTACAATTATATTCTGAATACACCAAAGACCAGAGTCCAGCCAACGCGAAAGCAATAGCGGATGAATGGACAAGGCTTATCGATACATATGATAGCAAATCTTTAGGAGAAGTCCTTCAGGAGGCAGGATGGGATTCGTTGCCAGCATATGAAGATGAATGGGGAGATTTGAATCTGTCATTAGCGGAAATGTTTGGTGAAATCGGAACAGGCACAGGCCCGTTTGCGATGTTCTATTACTCCAGCTTCATGGAACTCCTGAGGATTGCACTTCAGGCTGCTGACTCCAATCAGGACTATTTCAGAGGTGGTGTTGCCTACATGCTACAGCCCTTCCTTACTAATTTCACAAAAACCAAATTAAGTGGTGGGGCACTAACATGTCTCTGGAATGAAACAAAAGGTAGCGTGGTTGTCGATAAGGTGGTTTCAGTTAAAAAGCAGGCAACAGGTGGCGTGTTAATTACAACCCAGGATTCAAGCGGTGTAACAACGGACCGCTCATATGCCGCGGCTGTTGTTACGGCAAGTCCTGCAGCAATACGCGCCATGGATATGTTTCCCGAGCCAGATCAATTTTTGCCCTCGCGCACCGTTTCATATTTCAAACGCATAAGAATAAACAACAACAGCAAGATAGCGATAAATTTCCCAAATATAAAAGGCGAGTCAAGTAGTGCGGCTTTTTGGATGCGTAGAATAGACGATAATGATACCAACCCTAATAATGATCTGATTGTTACCACACTGACTGACAAGACTATCCGGCAGATTTACACCTTTGACAATTATCATTGGGCAACCAGTTACAATGACACCACCATTGGTGATCTAAGCAAATCAGGCACATTAATGTTGAATTATGGCTGGGATTACAACGCCCAATCATGGACAGCATCCGATACAGACACTGCCGTTCGGAAGGCGTGGAACCAGATGAAGTCAATTTATGGTTTTGGCACCCAATATGATAATTACCTAAACTGGGCGATCGAAAACGAACAAACAGCTTTTGTCGTTTGGGAAAAGATTGATGGGTTCAACGCTGCGTGGCGCATGGCTCAACCAGGTCGTGGGACAGCTTATGGGGATTTAAAGGGTAAAACCTATGCACGTCTTTCCGAATTACAAACGGCACAGATTTTTGGGATGACAAGTTATAACCCTGAGACGTCACAATATACAGGGCTCTTTATCGCGGGTGAGGCTACAGCATCACCTGGATTAAGTGGCTGGATCGAAGGTTCGCTTCAAACCGGCCTTCAGGCTGTGGCAGGCATTGTTAAATATCTTAATGAAGCCAACCCATCTGTGCTGGCGCCTAAAAAGCCAGTAACAGGCAAAAACTTTGCGTTGCAAGCTCATCCAGGCATAACCCCTGTGTCTAGGGAAAATGCTTAG
- a CDS encoding glycosyltransferase family 4 protein gives MLLQHRRFVNPPPKPLFALSYDQDSFAHDGVPIVGRRSAGTSLLDALYRYLPEGGFAAIPSDLASLNDFFRDADKRGTFGATVPILDPNRIEHLKAAGSVFSPIPNIDRLAMLRRSESETAFSVIGLTHTLSTDRIYGLLLNLLLAPLHPWDALICTSFAAKAAVKNILKSHSAYLETRGFKVPEIPFQMPVIPLGIHCDQFERTWPRQNAARQWRAQKGINNSDIVFLNFGRIDPFTKSHPLPLLLAMDTAQKRIGDFPKLHLLFVGAPSDQEVEAKVSKLVDELTPSCIVHFIDGKNADITDFIWSAADVFISLSDNVQESFGLTPLEAMAASLPCIVSDWSGYRDTVINQKTGFLIPSIIPSDSSNLGQYFGDSYFEGQADYLDYVGGLSQLTSIDVFECANRIESLAKSATERQRMGQNGLQNVTKNYDWGVVLPKYLALFSELTNLRQNAICKDMPSRGCIHPFNPDPFMAFQSFASETATADSYVCVADPTQVTVEWLKSCSLTNFAEDVLFEDLDTMLSLITSYKTPQISDICRQLPDASPESVIASCLWLAKYGVVRLSNSKRSVDDSFNSI, from the coding sequence ATGCTTTTACAACACAGGCGATTTGTAAATCCACCGCCTAAACCTCTATTTGCGCTTTCCTACGATCAAGACAGCTTCGCTCATGATGGAGTGCCGATTGTCGGCAGGCGTTCAGCTGGGACAAGTTTATTAGATGCCTTGTACCGTTATCTTCCAGAAGGTGGCTTTGCTGCAATTCCCTCTGATTTAGCGAGTCTGAATGACTTTTTCAGGGATGCTGATAAAAGGGGTACGTTCGGTGCTACTGTACCTATTCTTGATCCAAACCGGATAGAACATTTAAAGGCGGCAGGCTCAGTATTTTCACCTATTCCCAATATCGATAGGCTGGCCATGCTGCGACGCTCAGAAAGCGAGACGGCCTTTTCTGTCATTGGTTTGACGCATACGCTTTCCACTGACAGAATCTATGGTTTGTTGCTCAATCTTTTGCTGGCACCCTTGCATCCTTGGGATGCGCTGATTTGCACGTCCTTTGCGGCTAAGGCGGCGGTTAAAAACATTCTGAAATCTCATTCTGCTTATCTTGAAACTCGCGGTTTCAAGGTGCCTGAAATACCGTTCCAAATGCCCGTGATTCCACTTGGTATTCATTGTGACCAATTTGAACGGACATGGCCGCGCCAGAATGCCGCTAGGCAATGGCGAGCGCAGAAAGGTATTAACAATAGCGATATTGTTTTTCTCAATTTTGGTCGCATTGATCCGTTTACAAAAAGCCACCCTCTCCCATTGCTTTTGGCTATGGATACTGCTCAGAAACGCATTGGAGACTTTCCAAAGCTGCATTTGCTGTTTGTAGGCGCTCCATCTGATCAGGAGGTGGAAGCGAAGGTTAGCAAGCTTGTTGATGAGCTCACCCCATCATGTATTGTTCATTTCATAGATGGTAAAAATGCCGATATTACAGATTTTATATGGTCTGCGGCTGATGTGTTTATTTCTCTGTCCGACAATGTCCAAGAGAGTTTTGGGCTTACACCGCTTGAGGCAATGGCCGCATCATTACCCTGTATTGTGAGTGATTGGAGCGGTTATCGAGATACAGTAATTAATCAAAAAACAGGGTTTTTGATTCCATCTATAATCCCATCTGACTCTTCCAATCTAGGGCAATATTTTGGTGATTCTTACTTTGAGGGCCAAGCTGATTATTTAGACTATGTGGGCGGGTTGTCACAGTTAACGTCCATTGATGTTTTTGAATGCGCAAACCGTATTGAATCTTTGGCGAAATCTGCAACGGAACGTCAAAGAATGGGACAAAACGGACTTCAAAATGTAACTAAAAATTATGATTGGGGTGTGGTGCTTCCAAAATATCTGGCACTGTTTTCCGAATTGACAAATCTTCGTCAAAACGCAATCTGCAAAGATATGCCTTCAAGAGGATGTATCCACCCTTTCAATCCTGATCCATTTATGGCTTTTCAAAGTTTTGCCAGTGAAACAGCTACTGCTGATAGCTATGTTTGTGTAGCTGATCCGACACAGGTCACAGTTGAGTGGCTCAAATCATGTTCTTTGACAAATTTTGCTGAAGACGTTCTTTTTGAGGATCTAGACACGATGTTATCACTCATCACATCATACAAGACCCCGCAAATAAGCGACATTTGCAGACAGCTTCCCGATGCCAGCCCCGAGTCTGTAATAGCAAGTTGCCTATGGCTTGCGAAATATGGTGTCGTGCGCTTGTCCAACAGTAAGAGGTCAGTGGATGATTCCTTCAATTCTATATAA
- a CDS encoding glycosyltransferase, which yields MIPSILYKCGNHRSFIDAGKANIKALETSGVKIVPCFDQADLVILHDMPIFFPRHFMLNPKITEKYIIAYSVWETDCLPDAFKHNLRFVDEIWTPSTYCKAVFGDHHDNVHVMPHVTDIPPLNEKALDILKDMIDFKEDEFYFYTIADATARRKNLPIALRMFPQLLRGRNARYILKTDVLPPHGWEPGTDQITILPSSLSTEIIHALHHIGHCYVSPHASEGWGLCLSDAMAHGNLVVATDYGGNTDFMNSRNSLPVNFQIAPAHMNTPFPSSGNWASIDRQHLMDCLMHAIDDWDALKPLRDRAALDSQQFDVSTIGQQMVNRIKQI from the coding sequence ATGATTCCTTCAATTCTATATAAGTGCGGTAATCATCGATCTTTTATTGATGCAGGTAAGGCAAACATCAAAGCCCTTGAAACGTCAGGAGTGAAAATAGTTCCTTGTTTTGATCAGGCGGATTTGGTGATCCTTCATGACATGCCAATATTTTTTCCACGCCATTTTATGTTGAACCCAAAAATCACAGAAAAATATATAATCGCATATAGCGTATGGGAAACTGACTGCCTTCCAGATGCTTTCAAGCATAATTTGCGTTTTGTTGATGAAATTTGGACGCCCTCAACATACTGCAAAGCAGTATTTGGTGACCATCATGACAATGTCCATGTGATGCCACATGTAACCGATATACCCCCTCTTAATGAGAAAGCGCTGGATATACTAAAAGACATGATCGACTTTAAGGAAGATGAATTTTATTTCTACACGATCGCAGATGCAACAGCCCGACGTAAGAATTTGCCGATAGCTCTTAGAATGTTCCCACAATTATTAAGAGGACGAAACGCTCGTTATATTCTGAAGACTGATGTGCTGCCACCGCATGGCTGGGAACCTGGAACCGATCAGATCACAATTTTGCCCTCTTCGTTATCAACCGAAATAATACATGCCCTACACCATATCGGACATTGTTATGTTAGCCCTCATGCCAGTGAAGGGTGGGGGCTTTGCCTTTCTGACGCAATGGCGCATGGTAATCTGGTTGTTGCAACAGATTATGGCGGTAATACGGATTTTATGAATAGTCGTAATTCGCTTCCTGTGAACTTCCAGATAGCTCCAGCGCATATGAACACACCTTTTCCATCTTCTGGAAACTGGGCGTCAATTGATCGACAGCACCTTATGGACTGTTTAATGCATGCTATTGATGACTGGGATGCCTTGAAACCATTGCGTGACCGTGCTGCATTGGACAGTCAGCAATTTGATGTCAGCACTATCGGGCAACAGATGGTGAATCGCATAAAGCAGATATAA
- a CDS encoding LysR family transcriptional regulator has product MEPTLRQIRYFIAAANAGQISRAAMDINISQSVITTAIKSLEEMVGTPLFERHAAGMALTYEGSLFLNHAVHIMESVDEAVRIPRRIKEDLSGTVNLAVSFTVIGYFLPKLMARFMRTFPNIKIHMTEANRTEIEEGLVTGGFDLAVMLTSNIINHEDLSQTTLIQSRRRLWVSSNHKFTKQAAVTLQDISTEPYIMLTVDEASNTTQRYWNKTPFKPNTVFRTSSVEAVRSMVANDMGVAILSDMVYRPWSLEGRRVDVIDVDETIPTMDVGVTWRTNATHSDVTKALIDFMHLSMGAE; this is encoded by the coding sequence ATGGAGCCAACGTTACGGCAAATTCGGTACTTTATCGCGGCGGCAAATGCCGGACAGATATCAAGAGCCGCGATGGATATCAATATTTCACAATCCGTTATTACCACAGCCATCAAGTCACTTGAGGAGATGGTTGGGACGCCTTTATTTGAAAGGCATGCGGCGGGCATGGCCTTGACTTATGAGGGCAGCTTATTCTTGAATCACGCTGTTCATATCATGGAATCAGTAGATGAGGCGGTACGGATTCCCCGGCGTATAAAGGAGGATTTGTCTGGTACGGTTAACCTGGCTGTCTCTTTCACCGTAATTGGCTATTTTTTACCAAAACTGATGGCACGGTTTATGCGCACCTTTCCGAATATCAAAATTCATATGACCGAAGCAAACCGGACGGAGATCGAAGAAGGGCTTGTGACTGGCGGTTTTGATCTTGCCGTGATGCTTACATCAAATATTATCAATCATGAAGACTTGTCACAAACCACATTGATTCAATCTCGGCGGCGTCTCTGGGTTAGTTCCAACCATAAATTCACCAAACAAGCCGCCGTGACTTTGCAGGATATTTCTACCGAACCCTATATCATGCTCACCGTCGATGAAGCCAGTAACACCACGCAGCGCTATTGGAATAAAACCCCCTTCAAACCAAACACAGTATTTCGAACATCGTCAGTCGAGGCTGTCAGAAGCATGGTCGCAAATGATATGGGTGTCGCCATTTTATCCGATATGGTGTATCGCCCCTGGTCTTTGGAAGGGCGCCGGGTAGATGTTATCGATGTTGACGAAACCATTCCGACTATGGATGTGGGTGTCACATGGCGCACCAACGCCACGCATAGCGACGTCACCAAGGCCCTGATAGATTTCATGCATTTATCTATGGGCGCGGAATAA
- the torT gene encoding TMAO reductase system periplasmic protein TorT, giving the protein MKKTMFGLMASCAVLIGATALADTKWFPYPVQVWKPAFNMDSPRTDLDYVALSKAATAHELCVSFPHMKDAYWLGVNYGVTEEAKRLGVKMQVVEAGGYTELNNQISQIEDCVAAGADAVIIGAISFDGMNNLVKEISKKGIPVIDVINGMSAPELTAKSLVSFGEMGAKTGAYLAELHPAGTATVEVAWFPGPAGAGWVEAGNSGFADAIKGSAINLVATKYGDTGKEAQAKLVEDTLAAFPDLDYIVGTAVTAEAAIPILRSQGLADDIKIAAYYFTPGVYQGIKRRQILAAPTDSTVIQGRIAVDIAVRALEGRSFEKHVGPELYVVSQDNIKSFDPTSTLAPAGFKPIFRVD; this is encoded by the coding sequence ATGAAAAAGACAATGTTCGGCTTGATGGCATCATGCGCAGTCTTGATTGGTGCTACAGCCCTTGCCGATACCAAATGGTTTCCCTATCCTGTACAAGTCTGGAAACCAGCTTTTAATATGGATAGCCCGCGGACAGATTTGGATTATGTGGCGCTATCAAAAGCAGCCACAGCGCATGAATTATGCGTATCCTTTCCCCACATGAAAGACGCCTATTGGTTGGGTGTGAATTACGGTGTTACGGAAGAGGCCAAACGGCTTGGCGTGAAAATGCAAGTTGTTGAGGCTGGCGGTTATACCGAACTTAACAATCAGATTTCGCAAATTGAAGATTGCGTTGCCGCAGGTGCCGATGCGGTCATCATCGGTGCGATTTCCTTTGATGGGATGAATAATCTTGTAAAGGAGATCAGCAAAAAGGGTATTCCGGTCATTGATGTAATCAATGGCATGTCAGCCCCGGAGTTGACGGCAAAATCTTTGGTATCTTTTGGTGAAATGGGCGCTAAGACGGGTGCTTATCTTGCCGAGCTTCATCCGGCGGGTACAGCAACGGTTGAGGTTGCCTGGTTCCCAGGTCCGGCAGGCGCTGGCTGGGTAGAGGCCGGTAATAGCGGATTTGCCGATGCCATTAAAGGCAGTGCGATCAATCTGGTTGCCACAAAATATGGAGATACAGGCAAAGAAGCACAGGCAAAGCTTGTCGAGGATACTTTGGCTGCTTTTCCTGACTTAGACTATATCGTTGGCACAGCTGTGACAGCCGAAGCGGCCATACCCATTCTCAGATCTCAGGGCCTTGCCGATGATATTAAGATAGCCGCCTATTATTTCACACCAGGTGTATATCAGGGTATCAAGCGTCGGCAGATACTCGCGGCGCCGACTGACTCGACGGTTATTCAGGGGCGTATTGCCGTGGATATAGCTGTACGCGCACTTGAAGGACGGTCTTTTGAAAAGCATGTCGGGCCAGAACTATATGTTGTCAGTCAGGACAATATAAAGAGTTTTGATCCTACCTCCACATTGGCACCCGCAGGCTTTAAGCCCATATTCCGCGTGGATTGA
- a CDS encoding sugar ABC transporter ATP-binding protein, protein MSVDQHDDQKQPLDGDSGHPHHLISTTGLSKDYQGIRALDRVDFNLQAGEVHVLFGENGAGKSTMISMLAGAIKPTAGTILFKGQQVSLTNVHHAHALGIRTVFQEFSLVPQMSVAENIFLGSAPSSRGFLQRRTLKKKAQEVLDGLNFTLDPDMLVDGLTRAEQQMVEIAKAFRSDLSVLILDEPTASLTDIETKQLFKLIAHLKSQNVGIIYITHRLAEIQQIGDRITVLRDGKSIKTIAAKDATEDLLIGLMSGRKAGSVFPKIKSKPGETVLQVKNLITVGGQVNNVSLHVRRGEIIGLAGLVGSGKSKFGQACFGALRISSGEITLKGEIIQQPKIGNMLARGFLYVPSDRRQDGLFMMRPARENISIPSLERAPFSKLKGYFLNHKGESDEVSELIKRLTVSPPEPERLAAYFSGGNQQKLMLIRSLTRQFDLIIFDEPTVGVDVSTRAIIYEFIAELCANGVAIVLISSDLPEILNLSSRVYVFSKGQVRAELRGSTINETNVLSHFFDREVA, encoded by the coding sequence ATGTCAGTAGATCAACATGATGACCAGAAGCAGCCGTTGGATGGTGATTCTGGTCATCCCCATCATTTAATTTCAACAACTGGCCTCAGCAAGGACTATCAGGGCATCCGGGCATTGGATCGGGTGGACTTCAATCTGCAGGCAGGTGAGGTTCATGTTTTATTTGGTGAAAATGGCGCTGGCAAATCAACGATGATCTCGATGCTTGCCGGTGCGATAAAACCAACCGCCGGCACTATTCTATTTAAGGGACAGCAGGTATCGCTGACCAATGTGCATCATGCCCATGCGCTTGGTATCAGAACCGTCTTTCAAGAATTTTCGCTAGTGCCACAGATGAGTGTGGCAGAAAATATATTTCTGGGATCAGCGCCCTCGTCCAGAGGGTTCCTGCAAAGAAGGACATTGAAGAAAAAGGCACAAGAGGTTTTGGATGGCCTCAATTTCACTCTTGATCCAGATATGCTTGTCGATGGTTTGACCCGCGCTGAACAGCAGATGGTTGAGATTGCAAAAGCGTTTCGTTCTGATTTATCGGTGCTCATCCTTGATGAACCGACAGCGTCGCTTACCGATATTGAAACAAAACAACTTTTCAAACTTATTGCGCATCTGAAATCACAGAATGTGGGGATCATTTATATCACCCACCGCCTAGCCGAAATTCAGCAGATAGGTGATCGCATCACGGTTCTGCGTGATGGCAAATCAATCAAGACGATTGCGGCAAAAGATGCCACAGAAGATTTGCTGATTGGATTGATGTCAGGCAGGAAAGCCGGCAGCGTATTTCCCAAAATAAAATCCAAACCAGGCGAAACCGTGCTGCAGGTCAAAAACCTTATTACGGTTGGCGGTCAGGTAAATAATGTATCGCTACATGTGCGTCGCGGCGAAATTATCGGGCTTGCTGGTCTGGTGGGGTCCGGAAAATCAAAATTTGGCCAGGCATGTTTTGGTGCATTACGGATTAGCTCGGGTGAAATAACGCTTAAAGGCGAGATAATCCAGCAGCCAAAGATTGGTAATATGCTGGCGCGTGGCTTTTTATATGTTCCCTCCGACCGACGACAGGATGGTCTGTTTATGATGCGGCCAGCGCGTGAAAACATATCCATCCCATCACTTGAACGTGCGCCATTTTCAAAACTTAAAGGCTACTTTCTTAACCACAAAGGTGAGTCAGACGAAGTTTCAGAACTTATCAAGCGGCTTACCGTCTCGCCACCGGAACCTGAAAGGTTGGCGGCATATTTTTCAGGTGGAAACCAACAGAAATTAATGTTGATCCGAAGCCTAACACGTCAATTTGACCTTATTATTTTTGATGAGCCAACTGTGGGCGTCGATGTGAGCACGCGGGCAATTATATATGAATTTATCGCCGAGCTGTGCGCCAATGGCGTTGCCATTGTTCTGATTTCTTCAGACCTTCCCGAAATCCTCAATCTTTCAAGCCGTGTCTATGTGTTCAGCAAAGGTCAGGTGCGCGCGGAGCTTCGTGGTAGCACCATCAATGAAACAAATGTCCTGTCTCACTTTTTTGATCGCGAGGTTGCATGA
- a CDS encoding ABC transporter permease, translating into MPNLIIWKNNFIKMLIAISTRLFIRIGILPFLLMVAVIVFTLMSDNFLTGKNLMNVLRQSVYLTIVSMGQMLALLTGGFDLSVGTVLALTSVIGALTMTTIYMASPDAVFLAITLGCLAGILAGTLIGVINGIGVAFFGVSPFMMSLGMASVGFGIALYLTGGVPVYGMPQAFGDIIGFGVFLGIPTPVYVTILIAILLYIFLYRTTFGRYLYAVGGNLKAARLSGISTRAVLFTTYTLCAALAALSGMLLTARLDTGEANIGASMPLQSIAACVIAGVSLRGGVGRLESVILGALFIGLVQNGMNLARIESYLQTVVLGALLILAVIADQLRLRYLASAKH; encoded by the coding sequence ATGCCAAACCTTATCATCTGGAAAAATAATTTTATAAAGATGTTAATTGCCATTTCAACGCGGCTTTTCATACGTATTGGCATATTGCCATTCCTGTTGATGGTCGCGGTGATCGTATTCACCTTAATGTCGGATAATTTTCTGACTGGTAAAAACCTCATGAATGTTCTGCGTCAGTCAGTTTATCTGACCATTGTTTCTATGGGGCAGATGCTGGCTTTGCTAACAGGCGGCTTCGATCTTTCTGTTGGTACCGTTCTGGCACTGACGTCGGTTATCGGCGCCTTGACCATGACCACAATCTATATGGCCAGTCCGGACGCGGTTTTTCTGGCCATTACGCTTGGCTGCTTGGCAGGTATTTTGGCGGGAACATTGATTGGTGTGATCAATGGGATCGGGGTGGCTTTCTTTGGCGTTTCGCCTTTTATGATGTCCCTTGGCATGGCGTCAGTTGGCTTTGGTATTGCTCTTTATCTAACCGGTGGTGTCCCGGTTTACGGTATGCCGCAGGCATTTGGGGACATTATTGGGTTCGGCGTTTTTCTGGGTATTCCGACGCCGGTATATGTGACGATTCTGATCGCTATCTTGCTGTATATATTTTTATACAGAACGACATTTGGCCGGTATCTTTATGCGGTTGGCGGCAATCTAAAGGCGGCGCGGCTATCCGGCATAAGTACCCGTGCGGTGCTATTCACAACCTATACGCTGTGTGCTGCTCTTGCGGCGCTGTCTGGGATGTTGCTGACCGCACGCCTTGATACGGGCGAAGCTAATATTGGTGCATCTATGCCACTTCAGTCGATTGCGGCATGCGTCATTGCCGGCGTGAGCCTGCGCGGTGGCGTGGGGCGTCTGGAAAGCGTGATCCTTGGTGCATTGTTCATCGGCCTTGTGCAGAACGGCATGAATCTCGCGCGGATT